One region of Exiguobacterium acetylicum genomic DNA includes:
- a CDS encoding hemolysin family protein gives MDTILFINLFLVVLLIALTAFFVGSEFAVVKVRMSRLDQMIQEGNKSAVLAKKIAGDLDYYLSACQLGITVTALGLGALGEPTVEKILHPVFDDFGISAAVSTLLSFGIAFVSVTFLHVVIGELAPKTLAIQYAERMTLLFARPLYVFGKIMYPFIWLLNGSARLFLGLFGVKPAGHEQAHSEDELKIIMAQSFQSGEINQTELALMQNVFAFDEHIVKDLMVPRMRMETISERLTKDELMEIFMDNPYTRYPVTEENDKDRILGYVNVKEVLTDYANGNEHPVTHYIKDLPVVSEVTSLQETLRKMKRTRTHLVLVVDEYGGTAGLVSMEDLLEEIVGEIRDEFDADEVEEIEQVKSDEFLLDGTVLLSDLEERFNIRFTNVEDVDTIGGWIQMHNIDLQPGEHIDTPDFSVEVMEMENYQINRVKIWLHPAEQAEA, from the coding sequence TTGGATACTATATTATTCATCAATTTATTTTTAGTGGTCTTGTTGATTGCGTTGACGGCGTTTTTCGTCGGATCGGAATTTGCTGTCGTTAAAGTTCGGATGTCGCGTTTGGATCAAATGATTCAAGAAGGGAACAAAAGTGCCGTCCTTGCGAAAAAAATCGCGGGCGATCTCGACTACTACTTGTCTGCCTGTCAGCTTGGTATCACGGTCACGGCACTTGGTCTTGGGGCACTTGGTGAACCAACCGTTGAAAAGATCTTACATCCTGTCTTCGACGACTTCGGGATCTCTGCTGCTGTTTCGACACTCTTGTCGTTTGGTATCGCATTCGTATCCGTCACGTTCTTACACGTCGTCATCGGTGAACTCGCTCCGAAGACGCTTGCGATTCAGTATGCAGAACGCATGACATTGTTGTTTGCCCGTCCACTTTATGTGTTCGGTAAAATCATGTACCCATTCATTTGGTTACTCAACGGTTCAGCGCGCTTATTCCTCGGTCTGTTCGGTGTCAAACCAGCAGGGCACGAACAAGCCCACTCGGAAGATGAATTGAAAATCATCATGGCGCAAAGTTTCCAAAGTGGTGAAATCAACCAAACGGAACTTGCCCTCATGCAAAACGTCTTTGCGTTTGATGAGCACATCGTCAAAGACTTGATGGTGCCGCGGATGCGGATGGAGACGATCTCGGAACGTTTGACGAAGGATGAACTGATGGAAATCTTCATGGATAATCCGTACACGCGTTATCCGGTCACAGAAGAAAATGATAAGGACCGAATTCTCGGATACGTCAACGTCAAGGAAGTCTTGACGGATTATGCGAACGGCAATGAGCATCCGGTGACACACTATATCAAGGATTTACCGGTTGTTTCGGAAGTGACGTCGCTTCAAGAGACACTTCGCAAGATGAAACGGACCCGCACTCATCTCGTTCTCGTCGTCGATGAATACGGCGGAACAGCAGGTCTCGTCTCGATGGAAGACTTACTCGAAGAAATCGTTGGTGAAATCCGTGATGAATTCGATGCAGATGAAGTCGAAGAAATCGAACAGGTCAAATCGGACGAGTTCCTACTCGACGGTACAGTCTTGCTCTCTGACTTGGAAGAGCGTTTCAATATTCGTTTTACGAATGTCGAAGATGTCGATACGATCGGTGGCTGGATTCAGATGCACAACATCGATCTTCAGCCAGGTGAACATATCGACACACCGGACTTCTCCGTCGAAGTGATGGAGATGGAAAACTATCAAATCAACCGCGTCAAGATTTGGTTGCATCCAGCTGAACAAGCAGAAGCATAA